From Aliarcobacter butzleri, the proteins below share one genomic window:
- a CDS encoding iron-sulfur cluster assembly scaffold protein NifU, whose translation MAKNSLISGSIWDEYSNQVVNRMNNPKHQGEITEERAAELGARLIVADFGAESCGDAVRLYWAVDEKTHKILESKFKSFGCGTAIASSDVMAELCIGKTVDEAVKITNIDVEFALRDNPETPAVPPQKMHCSVMAYDVIKKAAAEYKGVDIDSFEEEQIVCECARVSLATLKEVIRINDLKTVEEITDYTKAGAFCKSCIRPGGHEEKDIYLVDVLRDVRAEMEQEKLKNAANASAAGTISFSEMTLVQRIKAIDSVLDEDIRPMLVMDGGNMEIIDIKENLPHYDLYIRYLGSCSGCASGSTGTLYAIESILQQKIDDNIRVLPI comes from the coding sequence ATGGCAAAAAATAGTTTAATTAGTGGTTCAATTTGGGATGAATACTCAAATCAAGTAGTAAATAGAATGAATAATCCAAAACACCAAGGTGAAATTACAGAAGAAAGAGCGGCTGAACTTGGTGCAAGATTAATTGTTGCAGATTTTGGAGCAGAATCATGTGGTGATGCAGTTAGACTTTATTGGGCAGTAGATGAAAAAACGCACAAAATATTAGAATCAAAATTTAAATCTTTTGGATGTGGTACTGCTATTGCTTCAAGTGATGTTATGGCTGAACTTTGTATTGGAAAAACTGTTGATGAAGCTGTAAAAATTACAAATATTGATGTTGAATTTGCTTTAAGAGATAATCCAGAAACACCAGCTGTTCCACCTCAAAAAATGCACTGTTCCGTTATGGCTTATGATGTTATTAAAAAAGCAGCAGCAGAATATAAAGGTGTTGATATTGACTCTTTTGAAGAAGAACAAATTGTTTGTGAGTGTGCAAGAGTTTCATTAGCAACATTAAAAGAAGTTATTAGAATAAATGATTTAAAAACAGTTGAAGAAATAACTGATTACACAAAAGCTGGAGCATTTTGTAAATCATGTATTAGACCTGGTGGACATGAAGAAAAAGATATATATTTAGTTGATGTTTTAAGAGATGTAAGAGCAGAAATGGAACAAGAAAAACTTAAAAATGCTGCAAATGCAAGTGCTGCTGGAACTATATCTTTTAGTGAAATGACATTAGTTCAAAGAATAAAAGCAATTGATAGTGTTCTTGATGAAGATATTAGACCTATGCTTGTAATGGATGGTGGAAATATGGAAATTATTGATATAAAAGAAAATTTACCACATTATGATTTATATATTAGATATTTAGGTTCTTGTTCTGGTTGTGCTTCTGGAAGTACTGGAACTTTATATGCAATCGAGTCAATTTTACAACAAAAAATTGATGATAATATAAGAGTTTTACCAATTTAA
- a CDS encoding NifS family cysteine desulfurase, translating to MEVYLDNNATTMVDPKVYEEMKPFFCDIYGNPNSLHKFGAGTHPKMVEALNFLYEGINAADEDDVIITANATESNNAVLKGIWIDKILNGDKKHIITSEVEHPSITAVCRFLEKQGVKVTYLKVNEEGVLEANAIKNAIKEDTALVSIMWANNETGKIFPIKEIGAICKEAGVAFHTDATQAIGKIVVDVQDVNVDYLSFSAHKFHGPKGVGGLYIRKGYALTPLLHGGEQMGGNRAGTVDVASMVGMGWAMKLATSTMALAYEKNHVSKLRDKLESAILELPETVVIGGKENRTPNTTLISIRGVEGESMLWDLNQAGIGASTGSACASEDLEANPVMNAFGSDSELAHTGVRFSLSRFNTEEQIDYAIDVIKKAVTRLRQISSSYAYTPSCHKSGL from the coding sequence ATGGAAGTTTATTTAGATAATAATGCAACAACAATGGTTGATCCAAAAGTTTATGAGGAGATGAAACCATTTTTTTGCGATATTTATGGAAATCCAAACTCTTTACATAAATTTGGAGCAGGAACTCATCCTAAAATGGTTGAAGCTTTAAACTTTTTGTACGAGGGTATAAATGCTGCTGATGAAGATGATGTTATTATTACTGCCAATGCAACAGAGAGTAATAATGCTGTTTTAAAAGGTATTTGGATAGATAAGATTTTAAATGGTGATAAAAAACATATTATAACTAGTGAAGTTGAACATCCATCAATCACAGCTGTTTGTAGATTTTTAGAAAAACAAGGCGTTAAAGTTACTTATTTAAAAGTAAATGAAGAGGGCGTTTTAGAAGCAAATGCAATAAAAAATGCTATAAAAGAAGATACAGCTTTAGTTTCAATTATGTGGGCAAATAATGAAACAGGAAAAATTTTCCCAATAAAAGAAATAGGTGCAATTTGTAAAGAAGCGGGTGTTGCTTTTCATACTGATGCAACTCAAGCTATTGGAAAAATTGTAGTTGATGTTCAAGATGTAAATGTAGATTATTTATCTTTTTCTGCGCACAAATTTCATGGGCCAAAAGGTGTTGGTGGATTGTATATAAGAAAAGGTTATGCTTTAACTCCTTTATTACATGGTGGTGAACAAATGGGTGGAAATAGAGCAGGAACAGTTGATGTAGCTTCAATGGTTGGTATGGGATGGGCTATGAAACTAGCAACTTCAACAATGGCATTAGCTTATGAAAAAAATCATGTTTCAAAATTAAGAGATAAATTAGAAAGTGCAATTTTAGAACTTCCTGAAACAGTAGTAATTGGTGGAAAAGAAAATCGTACTCCAAATACAACTTTAATTTCTATTCGAGGTGTTGAAGGTGAATCAATGCTTTGGGATTTAAATCAAGCAGGAATTGGAGCAAGTACTGGAAGTGCATGTGCTAGTGAAGATTTAGAAGCAAATCCAGTTATGAATGCATTTGGAAGTGATAGCGAATTAGCTCATACAGGAGTTAGATTTAGTTTAAGCAGATTTAATACAGAAGAACAAATAGATTATGCAATAGATGTTATTAAAAAAGCAGTTACTAGACTTAGACAAATATCAAGTTCTTATGCGTATACTCCATCATGTCATAAATCTGGTTTATAA
- a CDS encoding chemotaxis protein CheV: MSGISGSVEQMTQGHLRNVQQLAVFYTGHNNIYAINIAKVKAFIITEEVAINDTPKDSDIIAGIATIRGEPVTLINLDAWLGLKALDVRDYKLIIFCEFNHKKIGFLVKDMLDIVEKTTQDLRHTEETNSKITYTTYVKVNNKDELCTVFNAEQLLRDIKWTDDGDDDVRKYVGEELHSNKVVLAAEDSGVAREVLTKFFQKTGVKYEVYANGGLLISRLEELNPSEVGMVVTDIEMPGTDGYQVASFIKNNSKYSHIPVVVNSSMTTDAVRGKMNQIGVDGFVGKTDISTLYDLTKRFLIR; this comes from the coding sequence ATGAGCGGTATTAGTGGTAGTGTTGAACAAATGACACAAGGACATTTGAGAAATGTTCAGCAATTAGCAGTATTTTACACTGGTCATAATAATATTTACGCAATTAATATAGCAAAAGTTAAAGCTTTTATAATAACTGAAGAGGTGGCGATAAATGATACACCTAAAGATTCAGATATAATCGCAGGAATTGCGACAATTAGAGGTGAACCTGTAACGTTAATCAATCTTGACGCTTGGCTTGGATTAAAAGCTTTAGATGTTAGAGATTACAAACTAATTATTTTTTGTGAATTCAATCATAAAAAAATTGGTTTTTTAGTTAAAGATATGCTTGATATAGTTGAAAAAACAACTCAAGATTTAAGACATACAGAAGAAACAAACTCTAAAATCACATATACAACTTATGTTAAAGTAAATAACAAAGATGAGTTATGTACTGTATTTAATGCTGAACAACTTTTAAGAGACATTAAATGGACAGATGATGGAGATGATGATGTTAGAAAATATGTCGGAGAAGAACTACACTCAAATAAAGTAGTTTTAGCTGCTGAAGACTCTGGAGTTGCAAGAGAAGTTTTAACTAAATTCTTCCAAAAAACTGGAGTTAAATATGAAGTTTATGCAAATGGTGGACTTTTAATTTCAAGATTAGAAGAGTTAAATCCTTCTGAAGTTGGGATGGTAGTTACAGATATTGAAATGCCTGGAACTGATGGTTATCAAGTAGCTTCATTTATCAAAAATAACAGTAAATATTCTCACATTCCTGTAGTTGTAAATTCATCTATGACAACAGATGCAGTAAGAGGGAAAATGAACCAAATTGGAGTTGATGGATTTGTTGGGAAAACTGACATTTCAACTTTATATGACCTAACAAAAAGATTTCTTATAAGATGA
- a CDS encoding CBS domain-containing protein, producing MFTIYNNGTVGFRSTSDNLYNLQTVEEAEPVRFEPKDGLVQDFSNELNKQHKQDFLESYKKIANLDTLEPVYQIKDIMTKDVIYMDNKSTVEDVYNTIRSKKVHQIPITAFGKKIIGIVNKKVILNLLMNDIENAQEILKRKIEDIYLPEILTAEPESDVRKVVQIMLDLKLDAIPIVDENDVLMGIVSKTDILKAVSHLPKLQLWS from the coding sequence GTGTTTACTATATACAATAATGGTACAGTTGGATTTAGAAGTACATCAGACAATTTATATAATTTACAAACTGTTGAAGAAGCTGAACCTGTTAGATTTGAACCAAAAGATGGATTAGTTCAAGATTTTTCAAATGAGTTAAATAAACAACATAAACAAGATTTTTTAGAGTCTTATAAAAAGATAGCAAATCTTGATACTTTAGAACCAGTTTATCAAATAAAAGATATTATGACTAAAGATGTAATTTATATGGACAATAAATCAACGGTTGAAGATGTATATAATACTATTAGAAGTAAAAAAGTTCATCAAATCCCTATTACAGCTTTTGGCAAAAAAATAATCGGAATTGTAAACAAAAAAGTTATATTAAATCTTTTAATGAATGATATTGAAAACGCTCAAGAGATTTTGAAAAGAAAAATAGAAGACATTTATCTTCCTGAGATTTTAACAGCAGAACCAGAATCTGATGTTAGAAAAGTTGTTCAAATTATGCTTGATTTAAAACTTGATGCTATTCCAATAGTTGATGAAAATGATGTTTTGATGGGTATTGTTTCTAAAACAGATATTTTAAAAGCAGTTTCCCATCTTCCAAAATTGCAACTTTGGTCATAA
- the argH gene encoding argininosuccinate lyase, with the protein MSNQNNQNNQILKNTNAQILDEFNASIMFDKELYAQDIKGSIAHSKMLASQGILTNEEQKAIEKGLFQVKSEIESGEFKFSLAYEDIHMAVETRLTEIIGEPGKKLHTARSRNDQVCTDFTLYVQDKTLSIKEQLKELVATFVDIASLHTTTLIPGMTHLQHAQPLNFGFHLLAYANMFKRDYERFESSFERNNYSPLGSAALAGTPHNINRELTAQTLGFTAPTLNAMDTVSNRDFALEILFNISTTMMHISRISEELILWSSYEFQFVRMSDQYATTSSIMPQKKNPDVPELLRGKTGRVYGNLISLLTVMKGLPLAYNKDTQEDKEGVFDSVKTVEISISILNEVIKTMIVNVDKMQNACKIGHLTATDLADYLVQKQNMPFRTAYYITKDVVALANSLNKDISELSIDEIRKANDELKNINEDIVLYLDLKNSMNARNSFGGTSTKQTESQIEYFKKWLENK; encoded by the coding sequence ATGTCAAATCAAAATAATCAAAATAATCAAATTTTAAAAAATACAAATGCACAAATCTTAGATGAATTTAATGCTTCAATTATGTTTGATAAAGAACTTTATGCACAAGATATAAAAGGTTCTATTGCTCATTCAAAAATGTTAGCTTCTCAAGGTATCTTAACAAATGAAGAACAAAAAGCTATAGAAAAAGGACTTTTTCAAGTTAAAAGTGAAATTGAAAGTGGTGAATTTAAATTTTCTTTAGCTTATGAAGATATTCATATGGCAGTTGAAACTAGACTTACTGAAATTATTGGAGAGCCTGGAAAAAAACTTCATACAGCACGAAGTAGAAATGACCAAGTTTGTACAGATTTTACATTATATGTTCAAGATAAAACTTTGAGCATCAAAGAACAATTAAAAGAGTTGGTAGCAACTTTTGTTGATATTGCTAGTCTTCATACAACTACGCTAATTCCGGGAATGACACATTTACAACATGCACAACCGCTTAATTTTGGATTTCATTTATTAGCTTATGCAAATATGTTTAAAAGAGATTATGAAAGATTTGAAAGTTCTTTTGAAAGAAATAACTATTCTCCTTTAGGAAGTGCAGCACTTGCTGGAACTCCTCATAATATAAATAGAGAACTAACTGCACAAACTTTAGGATTTACTGCTCCAACTTTAAATGCTATGGATACAGTTTCAAATAGAGATTTTGCACTTGAAATTTTATTTAATATAAGTACAACTATGATGCATATTAGTAGAATTTCAGAAGAACTTATTTTATGGTCATCTTATGAATTCCAATTTGTAAGAATGAGTGACCAATACGCAACTACAAGCTCTATTATGCCACAAAAGAAAAATCCAGATGTTCCTGAATTATTAAGAGGAAAAACAGGTCGAGTTTATGGAAATTTAATTTCACTTTTAACAGTAATGAAAGGTTTACCATTAGCTTATAATAAAGATACGCAAGAGGATAAAGAAGGGGTTTTTGATTCAGTTAAAACTGTTGAAATTTCTATTTCAATTTTAAATGAAGTTATCAAAACAATGATAGTAAATGTAGATAAAATGCAAAATGCTTGCAAAATAGGTCACTTAACAGCGACTGATTTAGCTGATTATTTAGTTCAAAAACAAAATATGCCATTTAGAACTGCTTATTATATTACAAAAGATGTTGTTGCTCTTGCAAATAGTTTAAATAAAGATATTAGTGAACTTTCAATTGATGAAATTAGAAAAGCAAATGATGAGTTAAAAAATATAAATGAAGATATCGTTTTATATTTAGATTTAAAAAATTCAATGAATGCTAGAAACTCTTTTGGGGGAACATCAACAAAACAAACAGAAAGTCAAATAGAATATTTTAAAAAGTGGCTAGAGAATAAATAG
- a CDS encoding GGDEF domain-containing protein, with protein sequence MENIKEITKNTLSELKNQDLETTPENYFIEFKKQADILDIKLDEFKLFDKIKNSLTTDEKSQLKVDSFNKLSSILTKRTTAEELKALIEVFNDILTPSINFDYIENIEDFICEIMKNPKKLTNKNTIFKLKEFASQRIDADRKVLKDKTNDIVKLTSLMSRYFDKTLNDSDSSTDEIVRIKDDLINLNISNSSHRELRVVQKKLIDTIYKIENSIKENNKILSNNIEKFKFLNRQIEELQKELILVKEEQQFDFLTSLLNRRAYQEEVKKVEKQFTIFGSDFAIVFIDIDHFKNINDVYGHACGDAILKNFATILKDLTRKEDIISRYGGEEFVALVNYQSETEIQRYIKRVKTALQNHVFIYKTQQLQIEFSAGVAFRNKYHSFAEAEASADKLLYKAKNKGRNKVIFDDEIEL encoded by the coding sequence ATGGAAAATATTAAAGAGATAACAAAAAATACGCTTTCCGAATTAAAAAATCAGGATTTAGAGACAACTCCTGAAAATTATTTTATAGAATTTAAAAAGCAAGCTGATATTCTAGATATAAAATTAGATGAATTTAAACTTTTTGATAAAATTAAAAACTCTTTAACAACAGATGAAAAAAGCCAATTAAAAGTTGATTCATTCAATAAATTATCTAGTATTTTAACAAAAAGAACAACTGCGGAAGAACTAAAAGCATTAATTGAAGTTTTTAATGATATTTTAACTCCTTCTATAAATTTTGATTACATAGAAAATATAGAAGATTTTATTTGTGAAATTATGAAAAATCCTAAAAAACTTACAAATAAAAATACTATTTTTAAACTAAAAGAGTTTGCAAGTCAAAGAATTGATGCTGATAGAAAAGTTTTAAAAGATAAAACAAACGATATTGTAAAATTAACTTCTTTGATGAGTAGATATTTTGATAAAACTTTAAATGATAGTGATTCTTCAACAGATGAAATTGTAAGAATAAAAGATGATTTAATAAATCTAAATATTTCAAACTCTTCGCATAGAGAGTTAAGAGTTGTTCAAAAAAAACTTATAGATACAATATATAAAATAGAAAATTCAATAAAAGAAAATAATAAAATTCTTTCAAATAATATAGAAAAATTTAAATTTTTAAATAGACAAATAGAAGAGTTACAAAAAGAACTTATTTTAGTAAAAGAAGAGCAACAATTTGATTTTTTAACTTCATTACTAAATAGAAGAGCTTATCAAGAAGAAGTGAAAAAAGTAGAAAAACAGTTCACTATTTTTGGTTCAGATTTTGCGATAGTTTTTATTGATATTGACCATTTTAAAAATATAAATGATGTTTATGGTCATGCTTGTGGTGATGCAATATTAAAAAATTTTGCAACAATTTTAAAAGATTTAACTAGAAAAGAAGATATCATATCACGATATGGTGGGGAAGAGTTTGTTGCACTTGTAAATTATCAAAGTGAAACAGAAATCCAAAGATATATAAAAAGAGTAAAAACTGCTTTACAAAATCATGTTTTTATATATAAAACTCAACAATTACAAATAGAATTTTCAGCTGGAGTGGCTTTTAGAAATAAGTACCACTCATTTGCTGAAGCAGAAGCTAGTGCAGATAAATTACTTTATAAAGCGAAAAATAAAGGTAGAAATAAAGTAATTTTTGATGATGAAATAGAGTTGTAA